In Campylobacter sp. RM16189, the genomic window GTCATAAACGAAAGAGGAAATGATGAGGATATGCAAAAACAATCTGAACATATGAGAAAATGGTATGAAAATGATTGCAAAAATTACTTTAGCAACTCAAAAAGCTATGACAAGATAAAACTTCCTGCAGATGAGATGAGTAGCTTGATTCACAAAAATTTACAAGAGTCAGAAAATGGCTACTCGATGAAAGATATTTCAAAATTTGTAGATAGATTTACAAAACTAAAAGAGCTTAGCAGTAATACATTTAAGATCATTGATGCTATGGTTGAAGAGAGTATTTCAAACGATAAAAAATAATTTAATTACAAAAGAGATTTAATTAATCTCTTTTGTAAATTTATACATTTAAGAAAGAAGTTTTTTAGCACACTTACTTATACTTTTTCCATCGCTTCTAGCGCCGATTTTTTCTTTTGCTATTTTCATTACTGCACCTATATTGGCTCCGCTTCCAAGCTCAGCTATTATCGCTTCTATCTCGGCTCTTAGCTCATCCTCGCTTAGATGTTTTGGCATGTATTCGCAGATAATCTTTATCTCGTTTTCTTCATTTTGCACCAAATCATCCCGGCCGCCTTTTTTATACTGCTCGACAGAGTCAATTCTACGTTTAATCTGAGTTTGGAGTATTGCAAGTACTTTTTCATCGCTCATTTCAACTCTCTCATCAACCTCAACCTGTTTTATTGCAGAGTTTATAAGTCTTAATGTATCACGCTTGAAGTTGTCTTTTTCTTTCATAGCAGTCTTAATATCTTCTAAAATTCGCTCTCTAATAGTCATGGTATTATCCTTTAAAATTTGATTTTAGATTATAACAATTGTAAATTTAAAGCAAAATTTAATATAATCGTCTTAAAAAGGACAAAAAATGCTTCTTGGTGTAAATATTGATCATATAGCTGTTTTAAGAGAGGCACGCAAAGTAAATGATCCTGATGTTCTACTAGCTAGCTTTGAAGCCTATTTAGCGGGTGCCGATCAAATCACAATTCATCTGAGGGAAGATCGTCGTCATATAAATGAAATGGATGTAAAAAATATCATTGCCAACTCCAAAATTCCTGTAAATTTAGAGTGTTCTGTTGACCCTGAGATAATAAATTTAGTTTTAAAATTAAAACCTTCAAGAGCTACGTTGGTGCCAGAAAAGCGTGAGGAGCTAACTACCGAAGGTGGATTAAATTTAGAAATATCTAATTTAGATCAAGTTATAAAAAAACTCCAAGAAAACGAGATAGAGGTATCTCTGTTTATAGATCCTATTGAAGAGAGCGTTCAGCTGGCACACGAGCTAAAAGCCGATTGGATAGAGCTTCATACGGGTGCGTATGCGAACACTTATCTGATGCTAAACTCGAATCTAGCCAATACAAACTACTCTATTAAAGATTTGCAAAAAAGCAAAATAGAGCTAAAAGAACTTCTAAATTTAGAGCTTGATAAGCTAAAAGAATCCGCTAAATTTGGAGATTATCTTGGTCTTAAGGTAGCTGCCGGACATGGATTGAATTATCAAAACGTAAAAGATATAGCATCTATTCCGGAAA contains:
- a CDS encoding pyridoxine 5'-phosphate synthase, producing MLLGVNIDHIAVLREARKVNDPDVLLASFEAYLAGADQITIHLREDRRHINEMDVKNIIANSKIPVNLECSVDPEIINLVLKLKPSRATLVPEKREELTTEGGLNLEISNLDQVIKKLQENEIEVSLFIDPIEESVQLAHELKADWIELHTGAYANTYLMLNSNLANTNYSIKDLQKSKIELKELLNLELDKLKESAKFGDYLGLKVAAGHGLNYQNVKDIASIPEIKELNIGQSIIARSVFVGLKQAIKEMIECVK
- a CDS encoding GatB/YqeY domain-containing protein — translated: MTIRERILEDIKTAMKEKDNFKRDTLRLINSAIKQVEVDERVEMSDEKVLAILQTQIKRRIDSVEQYKKGGRDDLVQNEENEIKIICEYMPKHLSEDELRAEIEAIIAELGSGANIGAVMKIAKEKIGARSDGKSISKCAKKLLS